From the genome of Glycine max cultivar Williams 82 chromosome 2, Glycine_max_v4.0, whole genome shotgun sequence, one region includes:
- the LOC113000682 gene encoding uncharacterized protein: MSASSPSQAKEQDDDTKPLWTYVTKIKSVAGGGNYEIKCNICDFTFNGSYTRVRAHLLKMTGKEVRVCQKVTVAKLIDLKKIDNEATLRVERSKTKSLSLPPVSTQHQMDTNTLGVDPKKRKTSFVENAFNLPAKETLDHEISRMFYSSGLPFHLARNPHYRKAFAYAANNQISGYQPPGYNKLRTTLFQNERRHVENLLQPIKNAWSQKGVSIVSDGWSDPQRRSLINFMVVTESGPMFLKAIDCSNEIKDKDFIAKHMREVIMEVAHSNVVQIVTDNAAVCKATGLIIEVEFPSIYWTPCVVHTLNLALKNICAANNTEKK; encoded by the coding sequence ATGAGTGCTTCTAGTCCTAGTCAAGCTAAAGAACAAGATGATGATACCAAACCTTTATGGACCTAtgttacaaagataaaaagtgTAGCTGGTGGTGGAAATTATGAGATAAAATGCAATATTTGTGATTTTACCTTCAATGGGTCTTACACTAGAGTGAGGGCACACTTGTTGAAGATGACAGGAAAGGAAGTTAGAGTTTGTCAAAAGGTAACAGTTGCCAAACTTATAGATTTGAAGAAGATAGACAATGAGGCTACATTGAGGGTGGAGAggtcaaaaacaaaatcattgtCATTGCCTCCGGTTTCTACTCAACACCAAATGGATACAAACACTCTTGGTGTTGatccaaaaaagagaaagacatCATTTGTAGAAAATGCCTTTAATTTGCCAGCTAAAGAGACACTTGATCATGAAATTTCTAGGATGTTTTACTCTTCGGGGCTGCCTTTTCATTTAGCAAGAAATCCTCATTATAGGAAGGCATTTGCCTATGCTGCCAACAATCAGATCAGTGGTTACCAACCTCCaggttataataaattaaggacAACATTATTTCAAAACGAGAGAAGACATGTGGAGAATTTGttacaaccaattaaaaatgcaTGGAGCCAGAAGGGTGTGAGCATTGTTAGTGATGGATGGAGTGACCCGCAAAGAAGATCTCTTATTAATTTCATGGTTGTCACAGAGAGTGGACCTATGTTTTTAAAGGCCATTGATTGTTCAAATGAGATCAAAGACAAGGATTTCATTGCCAAACATATGAGGGAGGTAATTATGGAGGTTGCGCACTCAAATGTTGTGCAAATTGTGACGGATAATGCAGCCGTTTGTAAAGCAACAGGTTTAATAATTGAGGTTGAGTTTCCTTCCATTTATTGGACTCCATGTGTTGTCCATACATTAAATCttgctttgaagaacatatgtgCAGCCAAtaatacagaaaaaaaataa